AACGTGGAGGCGGTGACTCTGGCCGGCCTGGAAGGCGTTCAGGCCGACCAGCAGGTGGGGTGATTGGAAGAGGGTCGCCTTGCCCATCTTGTCGTTCCGAAAGACGGCTTCGTTCTCTGGTCTGAGGATCTTCATCGCTTTTCTCACTGAAGACGTTCGGCTCGCGCCGAGAGGTTTCCCCGGCCGTCCCGTTCGACGGCCAGGAGCCAGGGATTGCAGCACACTTCACAGTCGTGGACCATCTCGCCGCGGCTCTCGGGATCGAGGTAGATCTCGACCTCTTCGCCGCAGTAGGGGCAGGTGATGAGCTGGGGAGTGAGCATGGAGCTTGGCGGCTGTCGTTGGAGTCGTTGGCGTCCCGATTCTAGTTCCACCGGAGCTCCGGGACGGCGATTCAACGGCGATCGCGAGAGGAATGAAGCGAGGCGTCGGCCGTTGCAGTAGGGAAGGGAGCGGATGGTGCTCCCCGGGCTGTCTCTCGACGCCAGGGGCGAGACACTAGAGTCTACGGAGTGCTCTGTCTCGGAGCGAAGCCGGGATGTAATGATTCGGCCGTGGCGAGGCACCCTCGGTTGCAGGTGTGAGGCGACCTGTCGTTCTGAAGTAAGCTCTTTTCGAATCATTTGCATCGAGTCGACGTTGGCGGAGACGGCGCGTGCTTGTCGTATTCCAACGGTGGGAGGGGTGATGATCATGGATCAGGCGAGAAGGCGCGATGCGGCCGAGCTGATGACGCTCGCGGCCGTGGCCTCGGTGCGGGCCGGAGCGAACCGAGGGTTCGTCCAGGCGGGGATCGACGACCAGCTCCAGCAGCGGCACTATGCCACCGGAGGGGTTTGGCGGCGGGTGTGGGGACCGACCCTCTCGCGGGAGAACGCGCCGCCCCTCAATGCCTCCGGCCTGGCGATGTACGTCGCCCGCCGCGACGATCCCAAGGGGGTTCATTTCGTCATTGCTGTGCGGGCTCCGCGGTGGAGCTTTCTGGCCCATATCGGAGCCGCCGAATGGTTGGAGGCGGTGCCCCTGGCGGGGGCCCCGGCCGGTGCTCGCGCCGCCCGTGGCGCGGTGCGGGCACAGCAGCAGCTGCTGGCGATGAGCGATCCCCGCCGTGGGCCGCTGTTGCGCTTCCTGCGTCGTGAGCTGCCCAAGCACGAAAACTGGAGCTTGAGCCTCGCCGCCCATGGCCTCGCCGGGCCGGTGGTCGAGCTGCTGCGCTGGGCTCTCGATGAGGAGCTCGGCGAAGTCTTGGCGGCCGGCAGGGTCGAGACCTGGACCTTCGGAGGGCCGAGCGTCGGCAACGCCGAGCTCGCTCGGCGCGGCGCCGAACGGTTCGGCGACACGGTGTTTCGCGTCGTCAATCCCTTCGATGCGGTGCCCTATGTCT
The genomic region above belongs to Acidobacteriota bacterium and contains:
- a CDS encoding CPXCG motif-containing cysteine-rich protein translates to MELESGRQRLQRQPPSSMLTPQLITCPYCGEEVEIYLDPESRGEMVHDCEVCCNPWLLAVERDGRGNLSARAERLQ